The Oryzias melastigma strain HK-1 unplaced genomic scaffold, ASM292280v2 sc00254, whole genome shotgun sequence genome includes a region encoding these proteins:
- the dkc1 gene encoding H/ACA ribonucleoprotein complex subunit DKC1, translating into MAEVEVTSVKKKKGKKVCDDDVGEIQRSADFFIQPDSKATSLNTSQWPLLLKNFDKLNVRTGHYTPLPNGSNPLKRNIADYVRSGFINLDKPANPSSHEVVAWIRRILRVEKTGHSGTLDPKVTGCLIVCIDRATRLVKSQQSAGKEYVGIVRLHNAVENQHALARALETLTGALFQRPPLIAAVKRQLRVRTIYESKLIEYDPERRLGIFWVSCEAGTYIRTLCVHLGLLLGVGGQMQELRRVRSGVLGEKDNMVTMHDVLDAQWQFDHNKDESYLRRVIFPLEKLLVSHRRLVMKDSSVNAICYGAKIMLPGVLRYEDGIEVNQDIVVITTKGEAICTAVALMTTAVISTCDHGFVAKIKRVIMERDTYPRKWGLGPKATQKKAMIQKGLLDKHGKPNGSTPQDWREQYVDYSVATAAEEPPDASLKRKRVGSGSDGETAQTSVSPEETKKEKKKKKKEKRLKMEEAEPQETDAVQEQVVESAKKKKKKKKHEDSGSE; encoded by the exons TAACGTctgtaaagaagaagaaggggaAGAAAGTCTGTGATGACGACGTCGGG GAGATCCAGAGGAGCGCAGACTTCTTCATCCAGCCGGACTCCAAGGCAACGTCTCTGAACACGTCACAGTGGCCCCTCCTCCTTAAG AACTTCGATAAGCTGAATGTGCGGACAGGCCACTACACCCCCCTGCCCAACGGCAGCAACCCCCTGAAGAGGAACATCGCAGACTACGTCAG GTCCGGCTTCATCAATCTGGACAAGCCAGCCAACCCGTCGTCCCACGAGGTTGTGGCGTGGATTCGTAGGATTCTGCGGGTGGAGAAAACCGGACACAGCGGGACGCTGGATCCTAAAGTCACTGGCTGCCTGATCGTGTGCATAGACCGGGCCACGCGATTGGTCAAATCGCAGCAGAGCGCAG GTAAAGAGTATGTAGGGATCGTCCGGTTGCACAACGCCGTTGAGAATCAGCACGCTCTGGCCCGG GCACTGGAGACGCTGACGGGAGCCTTATTCCAGCGACCGCCGCTGATTGCCGCTGTGAAACGCCAGCTCAGAGTCCGGACCATCTATGAGAGCAAACTGATCGAGTACGACCCGGAACGGCGGCTGG GAATCTTCTGGGTGAGCTGTGAAGCGGGGACCTACATCCGGACGCTGTGCGTGCACCTGGGGCTGCTGCTGGGCGTGGGCGGTCAGATGCAGGAGCTGAGGAGAGTGCGGTCTGGCGTTCTGGGGGAGAAG GACAACATGGTAACCATGCACGACGTTCTAGACGCGCAGTGGCAGTTTGACCACAACAAGGACGAGTCTTACCTGCGGAGGGTCATCTTCCCGCTGGAGAAGCTGCTGGTGTCGCACCGGCGGCTGGTGATGAAGGACAGCTCG GTCAACGCCATCTGTTACGGGGCGAAGATCATGCTGCCAGGCGTGCTCCGGTACGAAGACGGCATAGAGGTGAACCAGGACATCGTTGTCATAACGaccaaaggagaagccatctgcACAG CCGTCGCCCTGATGACCACAGCCGTCATCTCCACCTGTGACCACGGCTTTGTGGCGAAGATCAAACGGGTGATCATGGAGCGGGACACGTATCCTCGTAAGTGGGGTCTGGGCCCAAAG GCTACGCAGAAGAAGGCCATGATCCAGAAGGGGCTCCTGGACAAACACGGGAAGCCGAACGGCAGCACGCCGCAGGACTGGAGAGAGCAGTATGTGGACTACAG CGTtgcaacagcagcagaagaacctCCTGATGCGTCACTGAAG AGAAAGCGGGTCGGGTCCGGCAGTGACGGTGAGACGGCGCAGACGAGCGTTTCTCCGGAGGAGACcaagaaagagaagaagaagaagaaaaaggagaagcGGTTAAAAATGGAGGAAGCGGAGCCACAGGAG